TCGGTAGGAAGGCTTGAATTGCTGCGTAGTTCGTAAGAATAAGAAGGCGTAAAGACATTGTCGTTGAATGCCGACGCCTGAGATGTTCCATTGTTGTTATAGGGGGTGGAGCTCTTTGCTCCGGTGACCGTCGTATTCTTGAACTTGATCAAGGAATAGGCATCCTTTCCGGCCACCTGAATTTGCGGATTTTTCACATAGTTGTTTTCGTAAAGGACTTGCGTCTTCTTGTCGCTTTTCCCGGAGGCATCAATCACATGCCAGTGGTTGTAATCCACATAGGAATTGTAGATGTGGACCATCGAGGCGTAGGAACCATCCGCCTCGCTCGTCACCTTGGGAACGCGTCCGAAAGAATTGTGCCAATAGACATTCGCAAAAGTCAGCTGCGCCGTTTCAACCAGGTGCATATACGGATCGTAATAGTAGCAGTTGTACTCGTTGCTGCCATCATAGTCTAGATACGAAACGGTGATGCCCTTGACATATTCCAAGTCCATGCCGTCGCTAATCCACTTGTAGCTGATGTGGTCGAACCACATATTTTCAACTTCCTTGCCGCCGCTGCCGCTCACTTCGAGACCATCGCCCCCCTCAATAAGGTGCGGGTTCACATCGTAAAGGGCCAAGTTGCGATAAATGTTGTTCTTGGCACCTTCGTAGGAACGGTTTGACCACGAAACACCGCGCATATTTGCGCCACGGCCCATACCCACGAGGCTCTTGTTGCCCTTGGTCGTAATCCAGTTGCTCCAACTCTTGATTTCACCCGCAGACACCATCGTGGTCTGTTCGCTAAGGCCGGAACAGCTGTTCTGCGTAAAGCTGATACGGTAAAAGGTGTTGTTGGAATTGACAGTGTTGCCACAGGAAGACTTGCACCAAGTCCATCCCGAATTGGCGGCAGATGTGGCCGCATCTACGA
This genomic stretch from uncultured Fibrobacter sp. harbors:
- a CDS encoding pectate lyase, with product MGVKNLGHLAFAGVVSFFGISAVHAAVTPTEVVTLPSDDAYGGGDRVGSQLVAATYNAGKGPGIWIVADGGYRLYHNGVLLAEDNQAGRVRFIPMTFLPGENAISVVGVNGAGAPGVMVQIDELDKSYYSGSGWKSKPSVSDNKWKNKGRDLSQWGSATTLSYASDKMPSGGALNGFAANTQAKWIWTSAEADPTAVLLFTFYVKAEGFGASTTGGDAGKIVIASDTATIRKHMQSNDAVTILVPEGTYDFRKFVDAATSAANSGWTWCKSSCGNTVNSNNTFYRISFTQNSCSGLSEQTTMVSAGEIKSWSNWITTKGNKSLVGMGRGANMRGVSWSNRSYEGAKNNIYRNLALYDVNPHLIEGGDGLEVSGSGGKEVENMWFDHISYKWISDGMDLEYVKGITVSYLDYDGSNEYNCYYYDPYMHLVETAQLTFANVYWHNSFGRVPKVTSEADGSYASMVHIYNSYVDYNHWHVIDASGKSDKKTQVLYENNYVKNPQIQVAGKDAYSLIKFKNTTVTGAKSSTPYNNNGTSQASAFNDNVFTPSYSYELRSNSSLPT